A genomic window from Paucibacter sp. KCTC 42545 includes:
- a CDS encoding transglycosylase domain-containing protein yields the protein MKSLARLGLLLLMGVLALQIYFAGRIALMAWLPPESTSFERSEAWRLAVEKHEIAWSQQWVDGEALSRQLKRAVIASEDAGFVEHGGVDWDALEKAWEKNQRAQTLAEQRAAQQSAKAAKANNTAKTNAAPKPAPQAKIVGGSTITQQLAKNLFLSGERNLLRKGQEFVITFMLEALLSKDRILTIYLNHVEWGEGVFGAQAAARHYFRVDARQLSGSQAARLAVMLPAPKRFEKRPASGYVLSRAATIEARMPAVELP from the coding sequence ATGAAGAGCTTGGCGCGCCTGGGCCTGCTGCTCTTGATGGGCGTGCTGGCCCTGCAGATCTACTTTGCCGGCCGCATCGCCTTGATGGCCTGGCTGCCGCCCGAATCCACCAGTTTCGAGCGCTCCGAGGCCTGGCGCCTGGCGGTCGAGAAGCACGAGATCGCCTGGAGCCAGCAGTGGGTCGATGGTGAAGCCCTGTCGCGCCAACTCAAGCGCGCCGTCATCGCCAGCGAGGACGCCGGCTTTGTGGAGCACGGAGGCGTGGACTGGGACGCCCTGGAAAAAGCCTGGGAAAAGAATCAGCGCGCTCAAACCCTGGCCGAGCAGCGCGCCGCCCAACAAAGTGCCAAGGCGGCCAAGGCAAACAACACGGCCAAGACCAATGCCGCGCCCAAGCCTGCGCCCCAAGCCAAGATCGTCGGCGGCTCCACCATTACCCAGCAGCTGGCCAAGAACTTATTCCTCAGCGGCGAGCGCAATCTGCTGCGCAAAGGCCAGGAATTTGTGATCACCTTCATGCTGGAAGCCCTGCTCAGCAAGGACCGCATCCTGACCATCTACCTCAACCATGTGGAATGGGGTGAAGGTGTGTTCGGCGCCCAGGCCGCCGCCCGGCACTACTTCCGGGTCGATGCGCGCCAGCTCTCCGGCAGCCAGGCGGCCAGACTGGCCGTGATGTTGCCGGCGCCCAAGCGCTTCGAGAAACGCCCGGCCTCGGGCTATGTCTTGTCCCGCGCGGCTACCATCGAGGCCCGCATGCCAGCGGTTGAACTCCCCTGA
- a CDS encoding ribonuclease catalytic domain-containing protein, which yields MFALFDDAGKFLAGRVMSEADSSMQVELESGKRVKVKSANVLLKFDKPAPADLIAEGQRLAQEIDLDLAWEFAPEGEFGFADLARDYFDAKCSTAHQVGALFRLFEAPHYFRRAGKGQFKKAAEETVKAALLGIERKRQQALQIEAWAAELVAGTCPKPIADQIYKILFKPDKNGPEYKAVVEATRASHKAPLDLLKAAGAISSPYQFHWKRFLFEEFPKGVGFPALSAPEIKDELPLSAAQAFSIDDSATTEIDDALSVQGLGSGTIIFGVHIAAPGLAFAPDSAVDKVARERFSTVYMPGWKLTMLPDEVVQAYTLIEGRDCPAVSIYFTIDEATLAIQSSETKLERVSIRANLRHDKLDGVITAATLSGEAPADYAFAPELAFTFRLANALKAQREVVRGKPENFNRPDYNFRLEREAGSEGNEPKGDEIVRISTRVRGSPLDLIVAEAMILANSTWGGWLNEMGLPGIYRSQASMAPGVKVRMGTRAQPHAGMGVAQYTWATSPLRRYVDLVNQWQIIACAKNGRTAALVAPFKPKDAQLFSIISGFDAAYTAYNGFQNGIERFWTLRYLVQNQITELTATVMKDGLVRADELPLVFKALGCEPLARGGHVRVRITGTDEMTLDVHATLIERLDAAQASAEATDAEAIDEDEDEAAGSGPLTLALDLSADGEGESASDTPEVAAT from the coding sequence ATGTTTGCCCTGTTCGATGACGCCGGAAAATTCCTCGCCGGCCGCGTGATGTCTGAAGCCGATAGTTCGATGCAAGTCGAACTGGAATCGGGTAAGCGCGTCAAAGTGAAATCAGCCAATGTGCTGCTCAAATTCGATAAACCCGCCCCCGCCGACTTGATCGCGGAAGGCCAACGCCTGGCGCAGGAGATCGATCTCGACCTGGCCTGGGAGTTCGCCCCCGAAGGCGAGTTCGGCTTTGCCGATCTGGCGCGCGACTATTTCGACGCCAAGTGCAGCACCGCGCATCAAGTGGGCGCGCTGTTCCGTCTGTTCGAGGCACCGCATTACTTCCGGCGCGCCGGCAAGGGCCAATTCAAAAAGGCGGCGGAAGAAACCGTCAAGGCCGCGCTGCTGGGCATTGAGCGCAAGCGCCAGCAAGCCCTGCAAATTGAAGCTTGGGCGGCCGAGCTGGTGGCGGGCACCTGCCCCAAGCCGATTGCCGACCAGATCTACAAGATTCTCTTCAAGCCCGACAAAAACGGCCCCGAGTACAAGGCCGTGGTCGAAGCCACCCGCGCCTCGCACAAGGCACCGTTGGACTTGCTGAAGGCCGCTGGCGCCATCTCCAGCCCCTACCAGTTCCACTGGAAGCGTTTCCTGTTCGAAGAATTCCCCAAGGGCGTGGGCTTCCCCGCCCTGAGCGCCCCGGAGATCAAGGACGAGCTGCCGCTGTCGGCAGCGCAAGCCTTCTCCATCGACGACTCGGCCACCACCGAAATCGACGATGCGCTGTCGGTGCAAGGCCTGGGCAGCGGCACCATCATCTTCGGCGTGCACATTGCCGCGCCTGGCCTGGCGTTTGCGCCCGACTCGGCCGTGGACAAGGTGGCGCGCGAGCGTTTCTCTACCGTCTACATGCCCGGCTGGAAGCTGACCATGCTGCCGGACGAGGTGGTGCAGGCCTACACCTTGATCGAAGGGCGCGACTGCCCGGCGGTGTCGATCTACTTCACCATCGACGAAGCCACGCTGGCGATTCAAAGCAGCGAGACCAAGCTCGAACGCGTCAGCATCCGCGCCAATCTGCGTCACGACAAGCTGGACGGGGTCATCACCGCCGCCACGCTGAGTGGCGAGGCGCCGGCCGACTATGCCTTCGCGCCCGAGCTGGCCTTCACCTTCCGCCTGGCTAACGCCTTAAAAGCACAGCGCGAAGTGGTGCGCGGCAAGCCGGAGAACTTCAACCGGCCGGACTACAACTTCCGCCTGGAGCGCGAGGCCGGCAGTGAGGGTAATGAGCCCAAGGGCGATGAAATTGTGCGCATCAGCACCCGGGTGCGCGGCTCGCCGCTGGACCTGATCGTGGCCGAGGCCATGATTCTGGCCAACTCCACCTGGGGCGGCTGGCTCAATGAGATGGGCTTGCCTGGCATCTACCGCAGCCAGGCCAGCATGGCCCCTGGCGTCAAGGTGCGCATGGGCACGCGTGCCCAGCCGCATGCCGGCATGGGCGTGGCGCAATACACCTGGGCCACCAGCCCTTTGCGGCGTTATGTGGACTTGGTCAATCAGTGGCAAATCATTGCTTGCGCCAAGAATGGCCGCACCGCCGCCCTGGTGGCGCCCTTCAAGCCCAAAGACGCGCAGCTGTTCTCCATCATCTCGGGCTTTGATGCGGCCTACACCGCCTACAACGGCTTCCAGAACGGCATCGAGCGTTTCTGGACCCTGCGTTATCTGGTGCAAAACCAAATCACCGAGCTCACCGCCACCGTGATGAAGGACGGCCTGGTGCGTGCCGATGAGCTGCCCTTGGTCTTCAAGGCCCTGGGCTGCGAGCCTTTGGCGCGCGGCGGCCATGTGCGGGTGCGCATCACCGGCACCGATGAGATGACGCTGGATGTGCATGCCACGCTGATTGAGCGTTTGGACGCCGCACAGGCCAGCGCCGAGGCGACCGATGCCGAAGCCATCGACGAGGACGAAGACGAAGCGGCCGGCAGCGGCCCGCTGACCCTGGCGCTGGACCTCAGCGCCGACGGTGAAGGCGAGTCCGCCAGCGACACCCCCGAGGTCGCTGCGACCTGA
- the aroQ gene encoding type II 3-dehydroquinate dehydratase translates to MTRKQILVLHGPNLNLLGTREPEIYGSLTLAQINADLAAFAANEGAELKSFQSNHEGALVDRIQAAREDGCQFIIINPAAYTHTSVAIRDALAAVALPFVEVHLSNVHKRESFRQHSYFSDLAVGVICGLGAQGYQFALRFALSRLSGSGQS, encoded by the coding sequence ATGACGCGCAAACAGATTCTTGTCCTTCACGGCCCCAACCTCAACCTGCTCGGAACACGTGAACCCGAGATTTACGGTTCACTCACTTTGGCACAGATCAATGCAGATCTTGCCGCGTTCGCTGCTAATGAAGGGGCTGAGCTAAAATCCTTCCAAAGCAACCACGAAGGGGCTTTGGTGGACAGGATTCAGGCTGCGCGCGAGGATGGCTGCCAGTTCATCATCATCAACCCCGCCGCCTACACCCACACCAGTGTGGCGATCCGGGATGCCTTGGCCGCGGTGGCACTGCCTTTTGTTGAAGTTCATCTGTCCAATGTTCATAAACGAGAGTCGTTCCGGCAGCACAGCTATTTCTCAGATCTCGCTGTTGGTGTGATCTGCGGGCTTGGCGCCCAGGGCTATCAATTTGCTTTGCGCTTCGCGCTCAGCCGCTTGAGTGGATCAGGACAGTCCTGA
- a CDS encoding TlpA disulfide reductase family protein — MSDKTPNTGSRRNLLLAAAGLGAAGLGATLAWRGQKPATPVLNPAEQAFWAASFERVSATPAAAQPAELLAAASLRGKPLLVNFWATWCAPCVKELPELNQFQQEFKSQGWQVLGLAVDAVGPVREFLQKMPLDFSLAMAGSAGTTLTRTLGNAQGGLPFSVVFNPAGQLVWTKVGVTNLEELRQLAGTIKAG, encoded by the coding sequence ATGAGCGACAAGACCCCAAACACCGGCAGCCGCCGCAACTTGCTGCTGGCCGCCGCCGGCCTGGGCGCCGCAGGGCTTGGCGCGACCCTGGCCTGGCGCGGGCAAAAGCCCGCCACTCCGGTGCTGAACCCGGCGGAACAAGCCTTCTGGGCCGCCAGCTTCGAGCGCGTCAGCGCCACCCCTGCGGCGGCTCAGCCGGCCGAACTGCTGGCAGCAGCAAGCCTGCGCGGCAAGCCACTGCTGGTGAACTTCTGGGCCACCTGGTGCGCGCCCTGCGTGAAAGAGCTGCCGGAGCTCAATCAATTCCAGCAAGAATTTAAATCCCAAGGCTGGCAAGTCCTGGGCTTGGCGGTGGACGCCGTCGGTCCGGTGCGCGAATTTCTACAGAAAATGCCCCTGGACTTCTCCCTGGCCATGGCCGGCTCGGCGGGCACCACGTTGACTCGCACCCTCGGCAATGCCCAGGGCGGCCTGCCTTTCAGCGTCGTTTTCAATCCAGCCGGGCAACTCGTCTGGACCAAAGTGGGCGTGACAAATCTGGAAGAATTGCGCCAATTGGCCGGTACGATCAAGGCCGGCTGA
- the accC gene encoding acetyl-CoA carboxylase biotin carboxylase subunit: MFKKILIANRGEIALRIQRACRELGIKSVVVYSEADREAKYVKLADEAVCIGPAASSQSYLSMPAIIATAEVTDAEAIHPGYGFLSENADFAERVEQSGFTFIGPSPESIRMMGDKVSAKQAMIRAGVPCVPGSEGALPPDPKEIVKIARAIGYPVIIKAAGGGGGRGMRVVHTEAALVNAVQTTKAEAGAAFGNPEVYMEKFLENPRHIEIQVLADTHKSAVWLGERDCSMQRRHQKILEEAPAPGIPRRVIEKIGDRCAAACRKMNYRGAGTFEFLYENGEFYFIEMNTRVQVEHPVTEMVTGVDIVQMQIRVAAGEKLPFTQRNITMRGHSIECRINAEDPFKFTPSPGRITMWHAPGGPGVRVDSHVYTNYFVPPHYDSMIGKIIVHGDTREQALARMRIALSETVVEGIQTNIPLHRELMVDAKFVEGGTNIHYLEGWMSQHKR; the protein is encoded by the coding sequence ATGTTCAAAAAAATTCTGATCGCCAATCGAGGCGAAATTGCACTCCGCATCCAGCGCGCCTGCCGCGAGCTGGGCATCAAGTCGGTGGTGGTTTACTCCGAAGCCGACCGTGAAGCCAAGTATGTGAAGCTGGCCGATGAGGCCGTTTGCATCGGCCCCGCCGCCTCTTCGCAAAGCTACCTCAGCATGCCGGCCATCATCGCCACGGCCGAGGTCACCGACGCCGAAGCGATCCACCCCGGCTACGGCTTCCTGAGCGAGAACGCCGACTTCGCCGAACGCGTCGAGCAAAGCGGCTTCACCTTCATCGGCCCCTCGCCCGAATCCATCCGCATGATGGGTGACAAGGTGTCGGCCAAGCAGGCCATGATTCGCGCCGGCGTGCCTTGCGTGCCCGGCTCGGAAGGCGCCCTGCCGCCCGACCCGAAAGAGATCGTCAAGATCGCCCGCGCCATTGGCTACCCGGTCATCATCAAGGCGGCAGGCGGCGGCGGTGGCCGCGGCATGCGCGTGGTGCACACCGAGGCGGCCCTGGTCAACGCGGTGCAAACCACCAAGGCGGAAGCCGGTGCAGCCTTCGGCAATCCCGAGGTCTATATGGAGAAGTTCCTCGAGAACCCACGCCATATCGAGATCCAGGTTTTGGCCGATACGCACAAGAGCGCGGTTTGGCTGGGCGAGCGTGACTGCTCCATGCAGCGCCGCCACCAGAAGATTCTGGAAGAAGCGCCGGCACCTGGCATTCCGCGCCGTGTAATCGAAAAGATCGGCGACCGTTGCGCCGCTGCCTGCCGCAAGATGAACTATCGCGGCGCCGGCACCTTCGAGTTCCTGTACGAGAACGGCGAGTTCTATTTCATCGAAATGAACACCCGCGTACAGGTGGAGCATCCGGTGACGGAGATGGTCACCGGCGTGGACATTGTGCAAATGCAGATCCGCGTGGCGGCCGGCGAAAAGCTGCCCTTCACGCAGCGCAATATCACCATGCGCGGCCACTCGATCGAGTGCCGCATCAACGCCGAAGACCCCTTCAAGTTCACCCCCTCGCCAGGCCGCATCACGATGTGGCACGCACCGGGCGGACCGGGCGTGCGGGTGGATTCGCATGTCTACACCAACTACTTCGTGCCGCCGCATTACGACTCCATGATCGGCAAGATCATCGTCCACGGCGACACCCGCGAGCAGGCCCTGGCGCGCATGCGCATCGCCCTGTCCGAGACGGTGGTGGAAGGCATTCAGACCAACATCCCCCTGCACCGCGAGCTGATGGTGGACGCCAAGTTCGTCGAAGGCGGCACCAACATCCATTACCTTGAGGGCTGGATGAGCCAGCACAAGCGATGA
- the prmA gene encoding 50S ribosomal protein L11 methyltransferase — translation MSDSNTGTPQAEPNPATLHELLLICGEDDVETVSDALMELDALAVSVEDADADTDAEKALFGEPGMPAPRGGWQRSVVKALFPDEAEATECATLILSQDWAQDVHVQAIQAVAEQDWVRLTQSQFQPVEITPEFWIVPSWHEAPAQASKVMRLDPGLAFGTGTHPTTRMCLRWIAAHQDLAPTWQRVLDYGCGSGILAIGAALHGAVNIDAVDIDPAAIIASQANAEGNQVNLNAALPDAAKGEYPLVIANILATPLKLLAPLLCAHVAQGGHLILAGILERQADDLKQAYAPWLQLDVSDSQEGWILMHAQRA, via the coding sequence ATGAGCGATTCCAACACCGGCACCCCGCAGGCTGAACCCAACCCGGCCACGCTTCACGAGTTGCTGCTGATCTGCGGCGAAGATGATGTCGAAACCGTCAGCGATGCGCTGATGGAACTCGACGCCTTGGCCGTCTCGGTGGAAGACGCCGACGCCGATACCGACGCTGAAAAAGCCCTGTTCGGCGAGCCCGGCATGCCGGCACCGCGCGGCGGCTGGCAGCGCTCGGTGGTCAAGGCCTTGTTCCCGGACGAGGCCGAAGCCACCGAATGCGCCACCCTGATCCTGAGCCAGGACTGGGCGCAGGACGTGCATGTCCAAGCCATTCAGGCCGTGGCCGAGCAGGACTGGGTGCGGCTGACGCAATCGCAGTTTCAGCCCGTTGAGATCACGCCGGAATTCTGGATCGTGCCCTCCTGGCACGAAGCGCCGGCGCAAGCCAGCAAGGTCATGCGCTTGGACCCGGGCCTGGCTTTTGGCACCGGCACCCACCCGACCACCCGCATGTGCTTGCGCTGGATCGCGGCCCATCAAGACCTGGCCCCGACTTGGCAGCGCGTGCTGGACTACGGCTGCGGCTCGGGCATCCTCGCCATCGGCGCGGCCTTGCATGGCGCAGTGAATATCGACGCGGTGGACATCGACCCGGCGGCCATCATCGCCAGCCAGGCCAATGCCGAAGGCAATCAAGTCAACCTCAACGCTGCCTTGCCCGATGCCGCCAAGGGCGAGTACCCGCTGGTTATCGCCAATATCTTGGCCACACCGCTGAAGCTGCTGGCGCCGCTGCTGTGCGCCCATGTGGCCCAAGGCGGGCATCTGATCCTGGCCGGCATTCTGGAGCGTCAAGCCGACGATCTGAAGCAAGCCTACGCACCTTGGTTGCAACTGGACGTCAGCGACAGCCAAGAGGGTTGGATTTTGATGCACGCCCAGCGTGCCTAA
- a CDS encoding zinc-ribbon and DUF3426 domain-containing protein: protein MSLATRCTACGTIFRVVQDQLRVSEGFVRCGRCAEVFDAREQLFDIDREPPPPWPAQAAGEAQADPFPSDDTPAPAQTPDDGRASWQQEDEPIAVEDWQDDGRDARPTPPAPLTPPARHVARPAHAPTPASHAHIHEPADDEPLPISTVSNFDETRLEPQWVDNEEQAWADTPSEPEPASKAPAKPHSKANGRGAVPAAAAKPPVVATEPAIAPIPDDKPDVVLSERLAAGTTKQAKTSKAGSGSSEENVPSFLRQSNSAKFWQRTSVRAGLSVAALLLMLTLSVQVLQHFHDAIAALFPSARPAVQSYCQLSGCELKPWQRIDQIAVESTALSQLSPGNTGNHYRLAISLRNKGHIEVATPWVELSLTDSTGALISRRLLAPKEFRIERAAAAASAASVASAPSSSASGAASGATANALAASPDIKAMPAGAELPLLALLSTGQQSISGYTVEIFYP from the coding sequence ATGAGCCTTGCCACCCGTTGTACCGCTTGCGGCACCATCTTTCGGGTGGTGCAAGATCAGCTTCGTGTTTCCGAAGGATTTGTTCGTTGCGGCCGTTGCGCCGAGGTGTTTGACGCCCGCGAACAGCTCTTCGATATTGACCGTGAGCCGCCCCCGCCCTGGCCTGCCCAGGCCGCAGGCGAGGCACAAGCCGACCCCTTCCCCAGCGACGACACGCCGGCGCCCGCCCAGACACCGGATGACGGCCGCGCCAGCTGGCAGCAAGAGGACGAGCCAATCGCCGTGGAAGATTGGCAGGACGATGGGCGCGACGCAAGGCCCACCCCTCCCGCTCCGCTCACACCGCCAGCGCGCCATGTAGCAAGGCCTGCCCACGCGCCGACACCGGCAAGCCATGCGCATATTCATGAGCCGGCCGACGACGAGCCCTTGCCCATCAGCACCGTCAGCAACTTTGACGAAACCCGTCTTGAGCCGCAGTGGGTAGACAACGAAGAACAGGCCTGGGCAGACACACCCAGTGAGCCAGAGCCAGCCAGCAAAGCACCTGCCAAGCCGCACAGCAAAGCCAATGGCCGCGGCGCAGTGCCTGCAGCAGCAGCTAAGCCTCCGGTCGTCGCCACCGAGCCCGCCATTGCGCCTATTCCAGACGACAAGCCCGATGTGGTTTTGTCTGAGCGACTGGCGGCCGGCACGACCAAGCAAGCGAAGACAAGCAAGGCTGGCAGCGGTAGTAGCGAAGAAAACGTTCCGTCCTTTTTGCGGCAGTCCAATAGCGCAAAGTTCTGGCAGCGGACTTCGGTTCGCGCTGGGCTCAGCGTGGCTGCCTTGCTACTGATGCTCACGCTCAGTGTTCAGGTGCTGCAGCATTTTCACGATGCCATCGCCGCGCTGTTCCCAAGCGCGCGGCCGGCCGTGCAAAGCTATTGCCAGCTCAGCGGCTGTGAGCTCAAGCCCTGGCAGCGCATCGACCAGATCGCAGTGGAAAGCACGGCACTGAGCCAGCTCAGCCCCGGCAACACCGGCAATCACTATCGGCTGGCCATCAGCCTGCGCAACAAAGGCCATATCGAGGTGGCCACGCCTTGGGTGGAGCTGAGCCTGACCGACAGCACAGGCGCTTTGATCAGCCGCCGCCTGCTGGCACCTAAGGAGTTCAGGATCGAGCGCGCGGCTGCGGCAGCATCAGCGGCATCTGTGGCCTCAGCCCCATCAAGCTCCGCATCAGGTGCTGCCTCGGGCGCCACGGCCAATGCCCTGGCCGCAAGTCCGGACATCAAGGCTATGCCCGCCGGCGCTGAACTGCCCTTGCTCGCCCTGCTCTCGACCGGCCAACAAAGCATCAGCGGCTACACCGTCGAAATTTTCTACCCCTGA
- a CDS encoding histone, with protein MATAKKVVAKKAAAPAKKAAAPAKKVAPVKAAAPAKKAAAPAKKAAAPAKKAAAPAKKAAAPAKKVAAPAKKAAAPAKKVAAPAKKAAAPAKKVAAPAKKAAAPAKKAAAPAKKAAAPAKKAAAPAKKAAAPAKKAAAPAKKAAAPAKKVAAPAKKAAAPAKKVAAAPAKKAAAPAKKVAAPAKKDTPPVKPPVKTGKAAPAPAKKPAAKPAAAAPAAKTALSPQAAWPFPTGNKP; from the coding sequence ATGGCAACTGCAAAGAAAGTCGTGGCTAAGAAGGCCGCCGCACCCGCAAAGAAGGCTGCCGCACCGGCAAAGAAGGTCGCTCCCGTGAAGGCAGCTGCACCTGCGAAGAAGGCTGCCGCTCCGGCAAAGAAGGCCGCTGCACCTGCGAAGAAGGCTGCTGCTCCGGCTAAGAAGGCTGCCGCACCTGCGAAGAAGGTTGCTGCTCCAGCGAAGAAGGCCGCTGCACCTGCGAAGAAGGTTGCTGCTCCGGCGAAGAAGGCCGCTGCACCTGCGAAGAAGGTTGCTGCTCCGGCTAAGAAGGCTGCCGCACCTGCGAAGAAGGCTGCTGCTCCTGCGAAGAAGGCTGCTGCTCCTGCGAAGAAGGCTGCTGCTCCTGCGAAGAAGGCCGCTGCTCCTGCGAAGAAGGCTGCTGCTCCTGCTAAGAAGGCCGCTGCACCTGCGAAGAAGGTTGCTGCTCCTGCTAAGAAGGCTGCTGCACCTGCGAAGAAGGTTGCTGCTGCTCCTGCCAAGAAGGCTGCTGCACCTGCGAAGAAGGTCGCTGCTCCTGCAAAGAAGGACACGCCTCCAGTCAAGCCTCCGGTGAAGACCGGCAAGGCCGCTCCGGCTCCTGCCAAGAAGCCCGCTGCCAAGCCCGCTGCCGCTGCTCCCGCAGCCAAGACCGCGCTGAGCCCCCAAGCCGCATGGCCCTTCCCGACAGGCAACAAGCCCTGA
- the aroE gene encoding shikimate dehydrogenase: protein MTTTSIPGLDRYAVAGNPVAHSQSPRIHALFAQQTGQALSYERLLCPLDAFASTVQAFSAAGGRGCNVTVPFKFEAHALATRLSQRAQLAGAVNTLRFDATQDGGWYGDNTDGAGLVRDIQANAGRQLAGQRVLLLGAGGASAGVLGSLIAAKPAKICLANRSLDKAQAIVAAHLAWAEPHGVRLHASELGSCGSGFDVLINGTSASLAGAGVPVAPSVLAPGALALDMMYGPAAAPFLDWARQHGAEPRDGLGMLVEQAAEAFAVWRGITPDTTAVLASLRADTAAR from the coding sequence ATGACGACAACTTCCATCCCCGGCCTTGATCGCTACGCCGTTGCCGGCAACCCGGTGGCGCACAGCCAGTCGCCGCGCATTCATGCCCTGTTCGCGCAGCAGACCGGCCAGGCCCTGAGCTACGAACGCCTGCTCTGCCCTCTGGACGCATTTGCCTCTACCGTGCAAGCCTTTTCGGCGGCGGGCGGGCGCGGCTGCAATGTCACCGTGCCCTTCAAGTTTGAGGCCCATGCCCTGGCCACCCGGCTCAGCCAACGCGCCCAGTTGGCCGGCGCCGTCAACACCTTGCGCTTCGATGCGACGCAAGACGGCGGCTGGTACGGCGACAACACCGACGGCGCCGGCCTGGTGCGCGACATCCAAGCCAATGCAGGCCGCCAGCTGGCGGGCCAGCGCGTCTTGCTGCTGGGCGCAGGCGGCGCTTCAGCCGGCGTGCTGGGCAGCTTGATTGCCGCCAAGCCGGCCAAGATCTGCCTGGCCAATCGCAGCCTGGACAAGGCGCAAGCCATCGTCGCGGCTCATCTTGCCTGGGCGGAACCGCATGGGGTGCGGCTGCACGCCAGCGAGCTGGGCAGTTGCGGCAGCGGCTTTGATGTGCTGATCAACGGCACCAGTGCCAGCTTGGCAGGCGCCGGCGTGCCGGTGGCCCCAAGCGTGCTGGCCCCGGGCGCCTTGGCCCTGGACATGATGTACGGCCCGGCCGCCGCGCCCTTTCTCGACTGGGCCCGCCAGCATGGCGCCGAGCCGCGCGACGGCCTGGGCATGTTGGTGGAGCAAGCGGCCGAGGCCTTTGCGGTCTGGCGAGGCATTACCCCTGACACCACAGCGGTTCTGGCCAGCTTGCGAGCGGACACCGCGGCGCGATGA
- a CDS encoding TonB family protein: MRRRLSTLHVALLVSLGLHGALLTLRLVDPAGFNRIFQDTPLEVVLVNARSKEAPTKAAALAQANLSGGGEAEAGRATSPLPPSKTQEVGDALEAQHALNAKLKEQEQQLLSQLRRDLALLPPPDPKRDQGSEAAREQNERRRALVQLLAEIEKRVNEESARPRKRYISPATREVVYAAYYDKLRHRIEERGTRDFPEHAGRKLYGELTMNIHVDTQGRVIATDIVAPSGNANLDRRAVAIVRAAAPFGPFTSAMRQGAEVLVITSRFRFTREDGLETSVTAPQ; this comes from the coding sequence ATGCGGCGCCGGCTCAGCACCCTTCATGTCGCGCTGCTGGTTTCGCTGGGTCTGCATGGCGCCCTGCTGACGCTGCGCCTGGTGGACCCGGCGGGCTTTAACCGCATCTTCCAGGACACGCCTCTGGAAGTGGTTTTGGTGAATGCCCGCAGCAAAGAAGCGCCCACCAAGGCCGCCGCGCTGGCGCAAGCCAATTTGAGCGGTGGTGGTGAGGCCGAGGCCGGCCGGGCCACCTCGCCCCTGCCGCCGTCCAAAACCCAGGAAGTGGGCGATGCGCTGGAAGCCCAACACGCCCTGAACGCCAAGCTGAAGGAGCAGGAGCAGCAGCTGCTGAGCCAGCTGCGGCGTGACCTGGCCCTGCTGCCGCCACCTGACCCCAAGCGCGATCAGGGCTCGGAGGCCGCGCGCGAGCAAAACGAGCGCCGCCGCGCCCTGGTGCAACTGCTGGCCGAGATTGAAAAGCGCGTCAACGAAGAGAGCGCGCGCCCCCGCAAGCGCTACATCAGCCCCGCCACCCGTGAGGTGGTCTACGCCGCCTACTACGACAAGCTGCGCCACCGCATCGAGGAGCGCGGCACCCGCGACTTCCCCGAACACGCTGGCCGCAAGCTCTACGGCGAGCTGACCATGAATATCCACGTCGACACCCAAGGTCGCGTCATCGCCACCGACATCGTGGCGCCCTCGGGCAATGCCAATCTGGACCGCCGCGCCGTGGCCATCGTGCGCGCCGCAGCCCCCTTCGGTCCCTTCACCAGCGCCATGCGCCAGGGCGCCGAAGTGCTGGTGATCACCTCTCGTTTTCGCTTCACCCGCGAAGATGGCCTGGAAACCAGTGTGACTGCCCCGCAATGA
- the accB gene encoding acetyl-CoA carboxylase biotin carboxyl carrier protein, with protein sequence MDLRKLKTLIDLVSESNISELEITEADGKVRIVKSDGAVAVPMMMQAVPQQAAPAAAAPAVAAAAPAAAPAAPAVETGHVVTSPMVGTFYRASGPNAKAFAEVGQPIKEGEAICIIEAMKIMNEIDADFSGTVTKILCENGQPVEFGQPLFVIE encoded by the coding sequence ATGGATCTGCGCAAGCTCAAGACCCTGATCGACCTGGTGTCCGAGTCGAATATTTCTGAACTTGAAATCACCGAGGCCGATGGCAAGGTGCGTATCGTCAAGTCCGACGGCGCCGTCGCTGTGCCCATGATGATGCAGGCCGTGCCGCAACAAGCCGCTCCAGCGGCAGCCGCCCCCGCCGTCGCTGCAGCCGCTCCGGCCGCCGCACCGGCCGCCCCGGCGGTTGAAACCGGTCATGTCGTGACCTCGCCGATGGTCGGCACCTTCTACCGCGCCTCCGGCCCCAATGCCAAGGCTTTTGCTGAAGTGGGCCAGCCCATCAAGGAAGGCGAAGCGATCTGCATCATCGAAGCGATGAAGATCATGAACGAGATCGACGCCGACTTCAGCGGCACGGTCACCAAGATCTTGTGCGAGAACGGCCAGCCGGTTGAATTTGGTCAGCCCTTGTTCGTGATCGAGTAA